One uncultured Alphaproteobacteria bacterium genomic region harbors:
- the atpD gene encoding membrane-bound ATP synthase, F1 sector, beta-subunit (Evidence 2a : Function of homologous gene experimentally demonstrated in an other organism; Product type e : enzyme) yields MTKTNVGTISQVTGAVVDVKFPGEIPAIQTALETENQGRRLVLEVAQHLGENVVRTIAMDATDGLVRGQAVTDTGTPITMPVGPGTLGRILNVIGEPVDERGPVSETMRLPIHRPAPAFSEQSTETEVLVTGIKVVDLLEPYPKGGKIGLFGGAGVGKTVLIMELINNIAKGHGGYSVFAGVGERTREGNDLYHEMIESGVIDLEGDNSKCALVYGQMNEPPGARARVALSGLTLAEYFRDEEGQDVLFFVDNIFRFTQAGSEVSALLGRIPSAVGYQPTLGTDMGALQERITTTKKGSITSVQAVYVPADDLTDPAPATTFSHLDATTVLSRQIAELGIYPAVDPLDSTSRILDPRVVGEEHYTTAREVQRILQTYKSLQDIIAILGMDELSEEDKLTVARARKIQRFLSQPFHVAEVFTGSPGVFVQLADTIKGFKGIIEGKYDHMPEQAFYMVGTIEEAVAKAKKMAEAA; encoded by the coding sequence ATGACGAAGACCAACGTCGGTACGATCTCCCAGGTCACGGGTGCGGTCGTTGACGTCAAGTTCCCGGGCGAGATTCCGGCGATCCAGACCGCACTCGAAACCGAGAACCAGGGTCGCCGTCTGGTGCTCGAAGTCGCCCAGCACCTCGGCGAGAACGTCGTGCGCACGATCGCGATGGACGCTACCGACGGCCTCGTGCGCGGCCAGGCGGTGACCGATACCGGTACGCCGATCACGATGCCGGTCGGCCCGGGCACTCTCGGCCGCATCCTCAACGTCATCGGCGAGCCGGTGGACGAGCGCGGTCCGGTTTCCGAGACCATGCGCCTGCCGATCCACCGTCCGGCGCCGGCGTTCTCCGAGCAGTCGACCGAGACCGAGGTGCTGGTGACCGGCATCAAGGTGGTGGACCTGCTGGAGCCGTATCCGAAGGGCGGCAAGATCGGCCTGTTCGGCGGCGCGGGCGTCGGCAAGACCGTGCTGATCATGGAGCTGATCAACAACATCGCCAAGGGTCACGGCGGCTATTCGGTGTTCGCCGGGGTCGGCGAGCGCACCCGCGAGGGCAACGACCTCTATCACGAGATGATCGAATCCGGGGTTATCGACCTCGAGGGCGACAACTCCAAGTGCGCGCTGGTCTACGGCCAGATGAACGAGCCGCCGGGCGCCCGCGCCCGCGTCGCGCTCTCCGGCCTCACCCTCGCGGAATACTTCCGCGACGAGGAAGGCCAGGACGTGCTGTTCTTCGTCGACAACATCTTCCGCTTCACCCAGGCGGGTTCGGAAGTGTCGGCGCTCCTCGGCCGTATCCCCTCGGCGGTGGGCTACCAGCCGACCCTCGGCACCGACATGGGTGCGCTGCAGGAACGCATCACCACCACCAAGAAGGGCTCGATCACCTCGGTGCAGGCGGTCTACGTGCCGGCCGACGACCTCACCGACCCGGCCCCGGCGACCACCTTCTCGCACCTCGACGCGACCACCGTGCTCAGCCGTCAGATCGCCGAACTCGGCATCTATCCGGCGGTGGATCCGCTCGATTCGACTTCGCGCATCCTCGATCCGCGCGTCGTCGGCGAGGAGCACTACACCACCGCCCGCGAAGTTCAGCGCATCCTCCAGACCTACAAGTCGCTGCAGGACATCATCGCGATCCTCGGCATGGACGAGCTCTCGGAGGAGGACAAGCTCACCGTGGCGCGCGCCCGCAAGATCCAGCGCTTCCTGTCGCAGCCGTTCCACGTGGCGGAAGTGTTCACCGGCAGCCCGGGCGTGTTCGTCCAGCTCGCCGACACCATCAAGGGCTTCAAGGGCATCATCGAAGGCAAGTACGACCACATGCCGGAACAGGCGTTCTACATGGTCGGCACCATCGAGGAAGCCGTCGCCAAGGCCAAGAAGATGGCGGAAGCGGCCTGA
- the atpG gene encoding ATP synthase gamma chain yields the protein MPSLKDLRLRISSVKSTKKITSAMKMVSAAKLRRAQEAAEAARPYAERMDRMMQNLSAGLDADAEAPRLMTGTGRDKTHLIVVFTSDRGLCGAFNAAVVRSVRARVRELLAIEKRVKILTVGRKGRDMLRTEFGGLIVDQRTGLGRKGVSFAEGDEVAQTLIRMFEAGEFDVCWAVYNRFQSAMTQIVTWQQVVPFAAPEDEDGEAPAAKHYDYEPSQEAILEELAPRNLSVQVFRFLLESQASEHGARMTAMDNATRNAGDMIDNLTLTYNRTRQAFITRELIEIISGAEAV from the coding sequence ATGCCGAGCCTTAAGGACCTCCGGCTGCGCATCAGCTCAGTCAAGTCGACGAAAAAGATCACGTCGGCGATGAAGATGGTTTCCGCCGCCAAGCTGCGCCGCGCGCAGGAGGCGGCGGAGGCCGCGCGACCCTATGCCGAGCGCATGGACCGGATGATGCAGAACCTGTCCGCCGGTCTCGACGCCGACGCCGAGGCGCCGCGCCTGATGACCGGAACCGGCCGGGACAAGACCCATCTGATCGTGGTCTTCACCTCCGACCGCGGCCTGTGCGGCGCCTTCAACGCCGCGGTGGTGCGCTCGGTGCGCGCCCGGGTGCGCGAGCTTCTGGCGATCGAGAAGCGGGTCAAGATCCTCACCGTCGGCCGCAAGGGGCGCGACATGCTGCGCACCGAGTTCGGCGGCCTGATCGTCGATCAGCGCACCGGTCTCGGCCGCAAGGGCGTGTCCTTCGCGGAAGGCGACGAAGTCGCGCAGACCCTGATCCGGATGTTCGAGGCGGGCGAGTTCGACGTCTGCTGGGCGGTCTACAACCGGTTCCAGTCGGCGATGACGCAGATCGTCACCTGGCAGCAGGTGGTGCCGTTCGCCGCGCCCGAGGACGAGGACGGCGAGGCGCCGGCCGCGAAGCACTACGACTACGAGCCCTCTCAGGAGGCGATCCTCGAAGAGCTCGCGCCGCGCAACCTGTCGGTCCAGGTGTTCCGCTTCCTGCTCGAGAGCCAGGCCTCCGAGCACGGCGCGCGGATGACCGCGATGGACAACGCCACCCGCAACGCGGGGGATATGATCGACAACCTGACGCTCACGTACAATCGCACGCGCCAGGCGTTCATCACCCGCGAGCTGATCGAAATCATTTCCGGCGCCGAAGCCGTCTAA
- the atpH gene encoding ATP synthase subunit delta yields MGLAGRYADALLELAAETGAVESVEADVKRLRDVLAESADLQRFIASPAFSRDEHVQGVGAVLDKAEIGEITRKFVLLVAANRRLFALDAIFESVLAKLAARRGEVTAAVTSAKELTAKQKDALAKALKTATGREVALDLAVDPKVLGGLVVQIGSRMVDSSLRSQLQRLQLAMKGVG; encoded by the coding sequence ATGGGGCTTGCCGGCCGGTATGCGGACGCTCTGCTCGAGCTGGCCGCGGAGACCGGCGCGGTGGAGTCCGTCGAAGCCGATGTCAAGCGACTGCGGGACGTCCTCGCCGAGAGCGCGGATCTGCAGCGCTTCATCGCCAGCCCCGCCTTTTCCCGCGACGAGCACGTGCAAGGCGTCGGCGCGGTTCTGGACAAGGCCGAGATCGGCGAGATCACCCGCAAGTTCGTGCTGCTCGTCGCCGCCAATCGCCGCCTGTTCGCGCTCGACGCGATCTTCGAGAGCGTGCTCGCCAAGCTTGCCGCGCGGCGCGGCGAAGTGACCGCGGCGGTGACGTCGGCGAAGGAGCTGACCGCGAAGCAGAAGGACGCGCTCGCGAAGGCATTGAAGACGGCGACGGGGCGCGAAGTCGCGCTCGACCTCGCCGTCGATCCGAAGGTTTTGGGCGGGCTGGTCGTGCAGATCGGCTCGCGTATGGTGGATAGCTCGCTGCGTTCGCAGCTGCAACGCTTGCAACTCGCTATGAAAGGGGTCGGCTGA
- the atpA gene encoding F1 sector of membrane-bound ATP synthase, alpha subunit (Evidence 2a : Function of homologous gene experimentally demonstrated in an other organism; PubMedId : 10570135, 2868922, 2903146, 6272228, 6277310, 6278247, 6301339, 6395859, 9298646; Product type e : enzyme) has product MEIRAAEISAILKKQIANFGVDAQSAEVGQVLSVGDGIARVYGLDNVQAGELVEFPGGIKGMALNLEADNVGIVIFGDDRTIGEGDTVKRTGEIVSVPVGKGLLGRVVDGLGQPIDGRGALSDVKTTLAEVKAPGIIPRKSVHEPMQTGIKAIDSLIPVGRGQRELIIGDRQTGKTAIILDTIINQKRINDKAKDESEKLYCIYVAVGQKRSTVAQVTKILADNGALDYTIVVAATASEPAPLQFLAPYTGCAMGEFFRDNGMHAVIFYDDLSKQATAYRQMSLLLRRPPGREAFPGDVFYLHSRLLERAAKMNDAHGAGSLTALPVIETQAGDVSAYIPTNVISITDGQIFLETELFYKGIRPAVNVGISVSRVGSAAQIKAMKKVAGSIKLELAQYREMAAFAQFASDLDPATQKLLARGARLTEVLKQPQFSPLPVEEQVVAIYSGTAGYLDGIDVSEVTRFEAGMMRDLRANHADILEAIRVEKAISDATEAKLKAALDAYTKAFE; this is encoded by the coding sequence ATGGAAATCCGCGCTGCGGAAATCTCCGCCATTCTGAAGAAGCAGATCGCGAATTTCGGTGTCGACGCGCAATCGGCCGAAGTCGGACAGGTTCTCTCGGTCGGTGACGGCATCGCGCGCGTCTACGGCCTCGACAACGTCCAGGCCGGCGAACTCGTGGAGTTCCCCGGCGGCATCAAGGGCATGGCGCTCAACCTCGAGGCCGACAACGTCGGCATCGTGATCTTCGGCGACGACCGCACCATCGGCGAAGGCGACACCGTCAAGCGTACCGGCGAGATCGTCTCGGTGCCGGTCGGCAAGGGTCTGCTCGGCCGTGTGGTCGACGGCCTCGGTCAGCCGATCGACGGCCGCGGCGCGCTCTCCGACGTCAAGACGACGCTGGCCGAGGTCAAGGCGCCGGGCATCATTCCGCGCAAGTCGGTGCACGAGCCGATGCAGACCGGCATCAAGGCGATCGACAGCCTGATCCCGGTGGGCCGCGGCCAGCGCGAGCTGATCATCGGCGACCGCCAGACCGGCAAGACCGCGATCATCCTCGACACCATCATCAATCAGAAGCGCATCAACGACAAGGCGAAGGACGAGAGCGAGAAGCTCTACTGCATCTACGTCGCGGTCGGACAGAAGCGCTCGACCGTCGCCCAGGTGACCAAGATCCTCGCCGACAACGGCGCGCTCGACTACACCATCGTCGTCGCCGCCACCGCGTCGGAGCCCGCGCCGCTGCAGTTCCTCGCGCCCTATACCGGCTGCGCGATGGGCGAGTTCTTCCGCGACAACGGCATGCACGCGGTGATCTTCTACGACGATCTCTCGAAGCAGGCGACCGCCTACCGCCAGATGTCGCTGCTGCTGCGCCGCCCGCCGGGCCGCGAGGCGTTCCCGGGCGACGTGTTCTACCTCCACTCGCGCCTGCTCGAGCGCGCGGCGAAGATGAACGACGCGCACGGCGCCGGTTCGCTCACCGCCCTGCCGGTGATCGAAACCCAGGCGGGCGACGTTTCGGCCTACATCCCGACCAACGTGATTTCGATCACCGACGGCCAGATCTTCCTCGAGACCGAGCTGTTCTACAAGGGCATCCGCCCGGCGGTGAACGTCGGCATCTCGGTGTCGCGCGTCGGCTCCGCCGCGCAGATCAAGGCGATGAAGAAGGTCGCGGGCTCGATCAAGCTCGAACTCGCCCAGTATCGCGAGATGGCGGCGTTCGCGCAGTTCGCTTCCGACCTCGACCCGGCGACGCAGAAGCTCCTCGCCCGCGGCGCGCGCCTTACCGAGGTGCTGAAGCAGCCGCAGTTCTCGCCGTTGCCGGTGGAAGAGCAGGTGGTGGCGATCTACTCCGGCACCGCCGGCTACCTCGACGGCATCGACGTCTCCGAGGTCACCCGCTTCGAGGCCGGAATGATGCGCGACCTGCGCGCCAACCATGCCGACATCCTGGAAGCGATCCGCGTCGAGAAGGCGATCTCCGACGCCACCGAGGCGAAGCTGAAGGCGGCGCTCGACGCGTACACCAAGGCGTTCGAGTGA